In Leptolyngbya sp. SIO1E4, one DNA window encodes the following:
- a CDS encoding glycosyltransferase family 4 protein, which yields MANETKKSVAVWQPFFFGGGAEAVALWVLEALHHEYDVTLFTLSEVDFSWLNAMYATQLSDKEITVKAQLPERLKKWAHTLISDNKIARMAFIYWTIREFKKSAYQYDVVFSAFNGLDMGRPGIQYLHWVHVIEKKFPKAQPWLKALMVWADFSHERLCENFSIANSEYTAEQVQQCYGIEADVVFPPVVTQINTLPWSEKENAFLCSGRVVKAKQTHRVINILKAVRDKGFDIKLHITGGGGGVYGRGYLKQIEALAQQNSDWIYLHQNLPYDDYLKIVSRCRYGIHYKTEPFGISVAEMLKADMIPFVRSNGGQREIVGAEHQDILFANEAEGIEKIVRVLGDEDLKMHLLQSLKQRKDLFSTERFMDEIRETVKKYFDRLEQKAAVPAQK from the coding sequence ATGGCAAATGAAACTAAGAAGAGCGTTGCAGTATGGCAGCCTTTCTTTTTTGGAGGAGGTGCCGAAGCAGTCGCCCTGTGGGTACTAGAAGCATTACATCACGAATATGATGTGACCCTCTTTACTCTCTCTGAGGTGGATTTTTCTTGGCTCAACGCCATGTATGCGACCCAACTTTCTGACAAAGAGATTACAGTTAAGGCTCAGCTGCCTGAGCGTTTGAAGAAATGGGCTCACACACTGATTTCGGACAACAAAATTGCCCGGATGGCATTTATCTATTGGACTATTCGAGAATTTAAGAAATCAGCCTACCAGTACGACGTTGTTTTTTCCGCCTTTAATGGCTTAGATATGGGACGGCCAGGTATTCAATACCTGCATTGGGTACATGTCATCGAAAAGAAATTCCCAAAAGCGCAGCCTTGGTTAAAAGCGTTAATGGTATGGGCTGATTTCTCCCATGAGCGGCTCTGTGAGAATTTTTCAATCGCAAATTCTGAGTATACAGCTGAGCAAGTTCAGCAGTGTTATGGGATTGAAGCAGACGTAGTTTTCCCACCCGTAGTCACTCAGATTAATACTTTACCTTGGTCAGAAAAGGAAAATGCCTTCCTGTGTAGCGGACGAGTTGTGAAGGCAAAACAAACTCATCGCGTGATCAATATCCTTAAAGCTGTACGCGATAAAGGGTTTGATATCAAGCTCCACATCACTGGAGGAGGTGGAGGGGTTTATGGGCGCGGTTACCTTAAACAAATTGAGGCATTGGCCCAACAAAATTCTGATTGGATTTACCTCCATCAAAATTTACCTTATGACGATTATCTGAAAATTGTTTCCCGCTGTCGCTATGGTATCCATTACAAAACCGAGCCTTTTGGGATTTCAGTTGCTGAGATGTTGAAAGCTGACATGATCCCGTTTGTCCGCTCCAACGGGGGTCAAAGAGAGATTGTGGGGGCTGAGCACCAAGATATTTTATTTGCGAATGAGGCAGAGGGTATTGAAAAAATTGTTAGAGTTTTAGGTGACGAAGACCTCAAAATGCACCTACTCCAGTCTCTGAAGCAGCGGAAAGATCTTTTCTCGACTGAGCGATTTATGGATGAGATTCGCGAAACCGTTAAAAAGTACTTTGATCGCTTGGAGCAAAAGGCTGCTGTTCCTGCTCAAAAATAA
- a CDS encoding methionine synthase: MERGIYITANDKVTEHAIACLNSIRLHDPEIPITLIPYDDNYQVIAQRLKQDYGVEVYPDLEFIDRLSKNLQQIFGSDFFARPNQFRKQACWFGPFEKFLYIDTDVVVFSQIGKALDALNEYDFLCYDYQHKGGIQNVFSQKVIEENVFNEAELQDIFNGGFWASKKGLITEEDLYEAFRECASHPEYFDFSQKTSDQPIINYMILKRVQKRFNLVRKDGKGPGNWAGMPHFEYEGMRLIDPKVGKPLDYLHWAGIRIQAGCPYWDIWVHHRYLNDPEGPPAGILNPPPGKKGPKAWLRNLREALR; the protein is encoded by the coding sequence ATGGAGCGTGGAATTTACATCACAGCCAATGACAAGGTGACAGAGCATGCGATCGCTTGCCTCAACAGTATCCGTCTTCATGATCCTGAAATTCCTATTACGCTGATTCCTTATGATGACAACTATCAAGTGATTGCTCAACGCTTAAAGCAAGACTACGGTGTTGAGGTATACCCCGACCTTGAGTTTATTGATCGACTCTCAAAAAACTTACAGCAAATTTTTGGCAGTGACTTTTTTGCCCGCCCTAATCAATTTAGAAAGCAAGCCTGCTGGTTTGGGCCGTTTGAAAAATTTCTCTATATTGACACCGATGTAGTGGTGTTTAGCCAAATTGGGAAGGCGTTGGATGCATTAAACGAATATGATTTTTTATGCTACGACTATCAACACAAGGGCGGCATTCAAAATGTGTTTAGTCAGAAAGTCATAGAAGAAAACGTTTTTAATGAAGCTGAGCTTCAGGATATTTTTAATGGGGGGTTTTGGGCCTCTAAAAAGGGACTGATCACTGAAGAGGATCTGTACGAAGCTTTCCGAGAATGTGCCAGTCACCCTGAATATTTCGACTTCTCTCAAAAAACATCCGATCAGCCCATCATTAATTACATGATATTAAAGCGTGTTCAAAAGCGCTTTAACTTGGTTCGGAAAGACGGTAAAGGGCCCGGAAATTGGGCCGGTATGCCTCACTTCGAGTATGAGGGGATGCGCCTGATTGACCCAAAGGTAGGGAAACCCCTCGACTATCTACACTGGGCGGGCATTCGGATTCAAGCAGGGTGCCCCTACTGGGATATTTGGGTTCACCACCGTTACCTGAACGATCCAGAAGGCCCCCCAGCTGGGATCCTAAATCCTCCACCCGGGAAGAAAGGGCCAAAAGCGTGGTTACGGAATCTTAGAGAAGCGTTGCGATAG
- a CDS encoding sugar transferase, whose amino-acid sequence MVDGICTLANDYVFDQVVALLNSIEVNAGKDMPVCIYPYDDRVDKLKRLAEERPQVQVYDNQEVIERWDTWTREIWALHPTAQKQWIASTGKQGVHRMGTHRRFCAFEGPFDRFIYMDADTLLLSPPDPVFHALETVDWVTYDFQHKDLSHVFNVASTQLPKLFSDEQLKAQVFCSGFYGSKREIVTAPDIQDYLEKLSQGEAEVLYPMAPDQTILNYFVLRKPLKSVNFALTLPAERKTGNSVTSAHFEQQGNSLFDKGVRLLYLHYIGISSKLFTRLCNGENLDIRYRDIFLQYRYLHAPKSLPAFKGPLVSTKPQSLGRGKRLLKKLGLLK is encoded by the coding sequence ATGGTAGATGGAATTTGTACCCTGGCAAATGATTATGTTTTTGATCAAGTAGTCGCTCTACTTAACAGCATTGAGGTAAATGCCGGTAAAGACATGCCGGTGTGTATTTATCCTTATGACGATCGCGTGGATAAACTCAAACGCTTAGCTGAAGAGCGCCCTCAGGTACAAGTTTATGACAATCAAGAAGTCATCGAGCGTTGGGACACCTGGACTCGAGAAATTTGGGCGCTACATCCTACTGCACAAAAACAATGGATTGCCTCTACTGGAAAACAAGGTGTTCACCGCATGGGAACCCATCGTCGATTTTGTGCATTTGAGGGGCCTTTCGATCGCTTCATTTATATGGATGCCGATACGCTTTTGCTGAGTCCCCCTGATCCGGTCTTTCACGCGTTAGAAACGGTTGATTGGGTGACCTATGATTTTCAACATAAGGATCTGAGTCACGTGTTTAACGTGGCGTCGACTCAACTCCCTAAGCTCTTTTCAGACGAGCAATTGAAAGCGCAGGTTTTCTGTTCAGGTTTTTATGGATCAAAGCGAGAAATCGTTACAGCCCCAGACATACAAGACTATCTTGAAAAATTGTCGCAGGGAGAGGCAGAAGTACTTTATCCCATGGCACCAGATCAGACTATTCTGAATTACTTCGTGCTGCGCAAGCCATTAAAATCAGTTAACTTTGCACTAACGCTTCCAGCTGAGAGAAAAACTGGTAATTCTGTGACATCTGCTCATTTTGAGCAACAGGGAAATTCGCTATTTGACAAGGGTGTACGATTGCTTTATCTCCACTATATTGGTATTTCCTCTAAACTATTTACTCGCCTATGTAATGGAGAAAACCTAGATATTCGCTATCGTGATATTTTCCTTCAGTATCGTTATCTGCATGCACCCAAAAGTTTGCCCGCTTTCAAGGGGCCTCTGGTTAGCACTAAACCTCAATCTCTGGGTCGGGGAAAACGCCTTTTAAAGAAACTTGGCCTTTTGAAGTAG